From Kangiella sp. TOML190, one genomic window encodes:
- a CDS encoding cell division protein ZapA, whose product MSSSKNSSEKVIPVNISILGKEFQVASPESEHQQLLQAANFLDKRMREIRESGKVLGLERIAVMAALNLSYELLSKSDSNPEEISIINNKLQSLSDKIDHSLESCKQIELANN is encoded by the coding sequence ATGTCCAGTTCAAAAAACTCCAGTGAGAAAGTCATTCCCGTCAATATCTCGATTCTTGGCAAAGAATTTCAAGTGGCGAGCCCTGAAAGCGAACACCAACAATTGCTGCAAGCGGCTAACTTTTTAGATAAACGCATGCGTGAAATCCGAGAATCCGGCAAAGTACTAGGTTTGGAGCGGATCGCCGTGATGGCTGCCTTAAACTTAAGTTATGAATTGTTAAGTAAGTCCGACTCTAACCCAGAAGAAATCTCTATAATAAACAACAAGCTACAGAGTTTGAGCGATAAAATTGATCACTCTTTAGAAAGTTGCAAACAAATCGAGCTCGCAAATAACTAG
- a CDS encoding 5-formyltetrahydrofolate cyclo-ligase has protein sequence MNLAIAQKNHLRARIKHQRNTLTKPFMERSALALLGHLSAAKIIEDHQNFAFYLPIKGEISCWPLIEYAKSLNKHSFLPKVFPNKKRGMWFLPYEGKESVQKGPFGILEPTANIKDAIRPSQLDVIFMPLVAFDNLGNRVGMGGGYYDSVLSNFKKQQKRPLLIGLAYNFQQVSQVPLQSWDVTMDAVATPSYFLKFPSQD, from the coding sequence ATGAATTTAGCAATCGCGCAAAAAAATCATTTAAGAGCGCGCATTAAACATCAACGTAACACCCTTACCAAACCCTTTATGGAGCGCTCGGCGCTGGCACTTTTGGGTCACCTGTCTGCTGCAAAAATTATTGAAGATCACCAAAACTTTGCCTTTTATTTGCCGATTAAAGGCGAGATCAGTTGCTGGCCTTTGATCGAATACGCTAAATCGCTCAATAAACATAGTTTCCTACCGAAAGTATTTCCCAACAAAAAGCGAGGCATGTGGTTTTTACCCTATGAGGGCAAAGAGTCAGTGCAAAAAGGCCCGTTTGGGATCTTGGAACCAACTGCCAATATTAAAGACGCGATCCGTCCCAGCCAATTGGATGTGATTTTTATGCCTTTGGTCGCTTTCGATAATCTTGGCAATCGAGTAGGCATGGGCGGCGGCTATTATGACTCAGTGTTAAGTAATTTTAAAAAGCAGCAAAAACGCCCTTTACTTATTGGGTTAGCCTACAATTTTCAGCAGGTAAGCCAAGTACCATTGCAAAGTTGGGATGTCACCATGGATGCGGTTGCAACGCCTTCTTACTTTTTAAAGTTTCCTTCTCAAGATTAA
- a CDS encoding acyl carrier protein — protein MSVNINLDKLIAILSETLSIDASEFSVDTLLLGNFPEFDSMAIVSILMELEEQFGISIAEDELTGDAFESVASLLEFIDIQQALTAI, from the coding sequence ATGTCGGTGAATATTAATTTGGACAAGTTGATTGCGATTTTAAGCGAGACCTTGTCAATTGATGCTTCCGAGTTTTCTGTCGATACGTTATTACTTGGCAATTTCCCCGAGTTTGATTCGATGGCCATCGTCTCAATTTTGATGGAGTTGGAAGAGCAGTTTGGTATTTCTATCGCGGAAGACGAACTGACGGGGGATGCTTTTGAATCCGTAGCCAGTTTACTGGAATTTATCGATATCCAGCAGGCTCTGACGGCTATTTAG
- the prsR gene encoding PEP-CTERM-box response regulator transcription factor: protein MTQNKLDLLVIEDDAGLQKQLKWSFDEYNVVVANNHQEAIVELRRFQPKVVTLDLGLPPDPANASVGLALLDEILKLAPTTKVIVVTGNDQREVALSAVEKGAYDYYQKPIQVEELSLIVKRAFELAELEEDNRNLFKRQTSSFHGIIASSPEMLSVCQKVEKVAPTNVSVLLYGDSGTGKELLARAIHEISPRKEQKMVAINCAAIPDNLLESELFGYEAGAFTGANKQTIGKIESANGGTLFLDEIGDMPLSLQAKLLRFLQERQIERVGGRDSIAVDVRIVAATHQPLTELVENGDFREDLFYRLSEIGLEIPSLAKRNGDVVLIGRSLLDKYGKQYGRNLRGFTSDAVHAMESYSWPGNVRELENKIKSAVVMSENPQISAHDLQIGEDQLEEMPLNLRQVREAAESKAIQRAIVLSNGNISNASKLLGVTRPTLYSLMDKYGIQH from the coding sequence ATGACTCAAAATAAATTGGATTTATTAGTTATTGAAGATGATGCAGGTTTGCAAAAACAGCTCAAATGGTCATTCGATGAATATAATGTGGTGGTAGCAAATAACCACCAAGAAGCGATCGTTGAGCTAAGACGTTTTCAGCCTAAAGTAGTCACGCTGGATTTAGGCCTGCCGCCCGATCCGGCTAATGCCAGTGTTGGTTTAGCGTTATTGGATGAAATTCTAAAGTTGGCGCCAACGACCAAGGTTATTGTGGTCACTGGCAACGATCAGCGTGAGGTAGCGCTGAGTGCGGTAGAAAAAGGTGCCTACGACTATTATCAAAAGCCCATTCAGGTCGAAGAGTTATCCTTGATTGTAAAGCGTGCTTTTGAATTGGCGGAACTCGAAGAAGATAACCGTAACTTATTTAAACGTCAGACCAGCAGTTTTCATGGCATCATCGCTAGCAGCCCAGAGATGTTGTCAGTTTGCCAAAAGGTTGAAAAAGTTGCCCCGACTAATGTCAGTGTCTTGCTGTATGGTGATAGCGGTACTGGTAAGGAATTATTGGCTCGCGCGATTCATGAAATCAGTCCGCGCAAAGAGCAAAAGATGGTGGCTATTAATTGTGCCGCAATCCCTGATAATTTATTAGAGAGTGAGCTTTTTGGTTATGAAGCGGGCGCTTTTACTGGCGCCAATAAGCAAACCATTGGCAAAATTGAAAGCGCCAATGGCGGAACTCTATTTTTAGATGAAATCGGCGATATGCCCTTGTCGCTACAGGCGAAATTATTGCGCTTTTTACAGGAGCGCCAAATTGAGCGAGTGGGTGGCCGAGATTCAATCGCGGTGGATGTGAGGATTGTTGCGGCAACCCATCAACCGTTAACCGAGTTGGTGGAAAATGGGGACTTTAGAGAAGACTTATTTTACCGCTTAAGTGAGATTGGTTTGGAGATCCCTTCGCTCGCTAAACGCAATGGCGATGTGGTTTTGATTGGCCGTTCTTTGCTGGATAAATATGGCAAGCAGTATGGTCGTAATTTGCGTGGTTTTACTTCTGATGCGGTGCACGCAATGGAATCTTATAGTTGGCCGGGCAATGTGCGCGAGCTGGAGAATAAGATTAAGTCTGCGGTGGTGATGTCAGAAAATCCGCAAATTAGTGCGCACGATTTACAAATTGGCGAAGATCAGCTGGAAGAGATGCCGCTTAATTTACGCCAGGTTCGTGAGGCAGCTGAATCAAAAGCCATTCAAAGAGCGATTGTTTTATCCAATGGCAATATTTCCAATGCTTCGAAGTTGTTAGGAGTAACTCGACCAACCCTATACAGCTTGATGGATAAGTATGGTATTCAGCATTAG
- a CDS encoding TIGR02449 family protein, with amino-acid sequence MANSLSQLELLENKINGLIEQFDKINAENTALRNQVNQMLSEKEQLVNKNESARKQIDLMIHRLRSM; translated from the coding sequence ATGGCAAATTCACTATCCCAATTGGAACTATTAGAAAATAAAATCAATGGTCTAATTGAACAGTTTGATAAAATTAATGCTGAGAATACGGCTTTGCGTAATCAGGTCAATCAGATGCTGAGCGAAAAAGAGCAGCTTGTAAATAAAAACGAATCGGCTCGTAAACAAATCGATCTTATGATCCATCGTTTACGCTCGATGTAA
- the serA gene encoding phosphoglycerate dehydrogenase, which produces MSVPTSFDKSQLKVLLLEGVHPQAEQLFRNDGYTNIKSYKTALSGAELETEIAQAHFLGIRSRTQLSDSILAHANKLVTVGCFCIGTNQVDLSAAQKSGIPVFNAPYSNTRSVAELVLGEMIMLLRGIPAKNAAAHRGEWLKSATNSNEARGKTLGIIGYGHIGTQLGILAEGIGMRVKFYDIETKLTLGNADQETRLESLLATSDVVSLHVPETAQTKGMIGQAQLAAMKANSILINASRGSVVDIDALVDALASGQLAGAALDVFPTEPKANNEEFVSPLRQFDNVILTPHIGGSTLEAQENIAIEVTEKMLKYSNNGSTVSSVNFPEVALPEHTGTHRILHIHKNQPGMLSQITNILADNDVNIAAQYLQTKDQVGYVVTDIDQSSSQIALEKMRQIDGTIRARILY; this is translated from the coding sequence ATGAGTGTTCCAACTTCGTTTGATAAAAGCCAATTAAAGGTCCTGTTGCTAGAAGGAGTTCACCCACAAGCTGAACAGCTGTTTCGCAATGATGGCTATACCAATATCAAGTCCTATAAGACGGCTCTGTCAGGTGCCGAACTTGAAACTGAAATCGCGCAAGCACACTTTCTCGGTATTCGCTCTCGCACTCAATTAAGCGATAGCATTTTAGCCCACGCCAATAAATTAGTGACCGTCGGCTGCTTTTGTATTGGCACTAATCAAGTAGATTTATCTGCTGCGCAAAAAAGTGGGATCCCCGTGTTTAACGCGCCTTATTCGAATACCCGCAGCGTCGCCGAGTTAGTTTTGGGTGAAATGATTATGCTGCTTCGCGGTATTCCAGCTAAAAATGCCGCTGCCCATCGAGGTGAGTGGCTAAAATCAGCGACCAATTCCAATGAAGCTCGAGGCAAAACTTTAGGCATTATTGGCTATGGTCATATCGGCACTCAGCTTGGGATCTTGGCCGAAGGAATTGGTATGCGGGTCAAGTTTTATGATATCGAAACCAAGCTTACTCTTGGTAATGCGGATCAAGAGACCCGCCTTGAGAGCCTACTGGCAACGTCCGATGTGGTTTCATTACACGTCCCTGAAACCGCGCAAACCAAGGGCATGATTGGTCAAGCACAACTGGCGGCGATGAAAGCCAACTCGATCCTAATCAACGCCTCGCGCGGTAGCGTGGTGGATATCGATGCTTTAGTGGACGCACTTGCTAGCGGCCAACTTGCCGGTGCGGCACTTGACGTGTTCCCTACTGAACCGAAAGCCAACAATGAAGAGTTTGTTTCCCCTTTGCGTCAATTTGATAACGTAATTTTAACCCCGCATATTGGCGGCTCAACTCTCGAAGCGCAGGAAAATATTGCCATTGAAGTGACTGAAAAGATGCTTAAATACAGCAATAACGGCTCTACGGTTTCTTCAGTCAATTTCCCAGAAGTAGCGCTACCCGAACATACTGGCACTCATCGAATTTTGCATATCCACAAAAACCAACCGGGAATGCTGTCGCAAATCACCAATATTCTGGCGGATAATGACGTTAATATTGCCGCTCAGTATTTGCAGACCAAAGACCAAGTCGGTTACGTGGTCACCGATATCGATCAAAGCTCCAGTCAAATCGCACTGGAAAAGATGCGCCAAATCGACGGCACTATTCGCGCTAGGATTTTGTATTAA
- the rpiA gene encoding ribose-5-phosphate isomerase RpiA — protein sequence MNQDELKALVGKAAMDYVVEDAIVGVGTGSTVNYFIDELAKIKHKIKGAVSSSEASTKRLESHDIEVFDLNQVSEIPVYVDGADESNHLLALIKGGGGALTREKIIAAVADTFVCIADESKLVRRLGEFPLPVEVIPMARSYVAREIVKLGGDPVYRAGFTTDNGNVILDLHGLEINEPMKLENLLNGIVGVVTNGLFAERSADVLLLGKEDGVETIKRASAV from the coding sequence ATGAATCAAGACGAACTAAAAGCTTTAGTTGGTAAGGCCGCGATGGATTATGTGGTCGAAGATGCCATAGTTGGTGTAGGTACTGGCTCCACGGTGAATTATTTTATTGATGAGCTTGCCAAGATAAAACACAAAATTAAAGGGGCCGTTTCCAGCTCGGAAGCTTCTACCAAACGGCTTGAATCGCATGACATCGAAGTGTTTGACCTAAACCAAGTCTCCGAAATTCCAGTGTATGTTGACGGCGCCGATGAATCCAACCATCTATTGGCCTTGATTAAGGGTGGTGGCGGCGCTTTAACCCGCGAAAAAATTATCGCCGCAGTTGCCGATACCTTTGTCTGTATTGCCGATGAATCCAAGCTGGTTCGCAGATTAGGAGAGTTTCCGCTGCCAGTAGAAGTAATTCCAATGGCTCGCAGTTATGTGGCACGCGAAATCGTCAAGCTTGGTGGCGATCCAGTCTATCGGGCAGGCTTTACCACCGATAATGGTAACGTTATTTTGGACCTTCATGGCTTAGAAATTAATGAGCCGATGAAACTAGAAAATCTGCTCAATGGTATCGTTGGAGTGGTAACTAATGGACTCTTTGCCGAACGCTCAGCAGACGTGTTATTGTTGGGAAAAGAAGACGGTGTGGAAACCATAAAACGAGCCAGTGCGGTTTAA
- a CDS encoding UPF0149 family protein, with protein MIAYSQVNELCLTYLPDLSASQLAGMLHGLVTNGYVPKEGLWHQELADFLNSGDPLPAEGLEGLESLLAFTQKDYQVDSFSIDLILPEDDYPLPQRVAAIGDWAQGFLTGYGLIKQQKELEGDAKEALQDLAQIAQIDSNAEEVEELEEAYMTICEHLKMSAQIIFAANQPEPTATANNSNKESIH; from the coding sequence GTGATAGCTTATTCTCAAGTAAATGAACTCTGTTTAACCTACCTTCCTGATTTATCCGCATCCCAATTGGCGGGAATGTTACATGGTTTGGTGACCAATGGCTATGTCCCCAAAGAGGGTTTGTGGCATCAAGAGTTGGCCGATTTTTTGAATTCTGGCGATCCCCTGCCAGCCGAAGGATTGGAAGGTTTAGAATCCTTATTGGCCTTTACCCAAAAAGACTATCAGGTTGATTCCTTCAGTATTGATTTGATTCTACCCGAAGACGATTATCCGCTGCCCCAGCGAGTGGCGGCGATTGGCGATTGGGCGCAAGGTTTTTTAACCGGTTACGGTTTAATTAAGCAACAAAAAGAACTTGAAGGTGATGCCAAAGAAGCACTGCAAGATCTGGCGCAAATTGCTCAAATCGACAGTAACGCCGAAGAGGTTGAAGAGTTGGAAGAGGCCTATATGACCATTTGTGAGCATCTAAAAATGTCAGCACAAATTATCTTTGCGGCCAATCAGCCTGAGCCGACAGCTACCGCTAACAATAGTAATAAAGAGTCTATTCACTAA
- the prsK gene encoding XrtA/PEP-CTERM system histidine kinase PrsK yields MGIVTLVGLIFIFVIFITFSWKDNRFSWLFLGFVVFFGLLFWLFYDLNRLTPKAIFYEILLAIIVSIVAALFWYSYDKRKRSQFKISFAKVFSFYKYDYRESWLGFNSALDFAHREKDFYAKSIQALASIIDSSGGKLWYQVSNRFSFIDHWDSPLVSNSDFKLPDSLIEFMQKTNWVVDLNEFRITPEVYRGLSLDLEQHKFQDLHIFVPLRRENELVGIVGLKVSDEQQNLNWEDHDLLKAAGQQMASYIELFEATSRLYEQRELEAFNRVSTFVVHDIKNVSAQLELISHNAEKFKNNPEFIEDTFATVASANQRLTRMLQDLRRKEIPKVESAVCYLASLKAKVAEVNPLIKIEGGSEAVLLIGLEDQLCNIILHLDENARQAVAADKAANAKVEHWIEIKDKDLYWHIRDNGVGMSEEFMRDHLFKPFQTTKGNAGMGIGVYQCRHLLRSFEGDLIIRSKLGEGTHCTAIMAITTGDEDDSK; encoded by the coding sequence ATGGGGATCGTCACGCTCGTTGGCTTGATTTTCATTTTCGTAATTTTTATTACTTTCAGCTGGAAAGATAATCGCTTTTCTTGGCTATTCTTAGGTTTTGTGGTCTTCTTTGGTCTGTTGTTTTGGCTGTTCTACGATCTCAACCGGTTAACACCAAAAGCCATCTTTTATGAGATCTTGTTGGCGATTATTGTCAGTATCGTGGCTGCCCTTTTTTGGTACAGCTACGATAAGCGCAAACGCAGTCAATTCAAAATTAGTTTTGCAAAAGTCTTTTCCTTCTATAAGTATGACTATCGAGAGAGTTGGCTCGGTTTTAATTCGGCTTTGGACTTTGCTCATCGCGAAAAAGATTTTTATGCCAAATCGATCCAAGCGTTGGCCAGTATCATCGACAGTTCTGGCGGAAAACTTTGGTATCAAGTTTCCAATCGTTTTAGTTTTATTGACCACTGGGATTCACCGCTAGTATCAAATAGTGATTTCAAATTACCCGATAGCCTTATCGAGTTTATGCAAAAAACCAATTGGGTAGTAGATCTGAATGAGTTTCGAATTACACCGGAAGTGTACCGCGGTTTGTCACTGGATTTAGAACAACACAAGTTTCAAGATTTGCATATCTTTGTTCCTTTGCGTCGTGAAAATGAATTGGTAGGGATTGTCGGGCTGAAAGTTTCTGATGAGCAGCAAAACTTAAATTGGGAAGATCACGATTTGTTGAAAGCGGCTGGTCAGCAAATGGCCAGCTACATCGAATTATTCGAAGCTACTTCAAGACTTTATGAGCAGCGTGAGTTGGAAGCTTTTAATCGCGTTTCAACCTTTGTGGTGCACGATATTAAAAATGTCTCGGCGCAGCTAGAATTAATTAGCCATAACGCAGAAAAATTCAAAAATAATCCAGAGTTTATCGAAGATACCTTTGCTACTGTGGCCAGCGCCAATCAACGCTTAACAAGAATGTTGCAGGATTTACGGCGTAAAGAAATACCCAAGGTGGAAAGTGCAGTTTGCTATTTGGCATCGCTCAAGGCCAAAGTTGCAGAAGTTAATCCGCTGATAAAGATTGAAGGTGGCTCTGAAGCGGTATTGTTAATTGGGCTTGAAGATCAGCTGTGCAATATTATTTTGCATTTGGATGAAAATGCTCGCCAAGCGGTTGCTGCTGACAAAGCAGCTAATGCCAAAGTTGAGCACTGGATTGAGATTAAGGACAAAGATCTCTATTGGCATATTCGTGATAATGGGGTGGGTATGAGCGAAGAGTTTATGCGAGATCACCTTTTTAAACCTTTCCAGACCACCAAAGGTAATGCTGGAATGGGGATCGGGGTATATCAATGTCGACATTTGCTCCGAAGCTTTGAGGGTGATTTAATAATACGTAGCAAGCTGGGTGAGGGCACCCATTGCACTGCCATTATGGCTATAACAACAGGGGATGAGGATGACTCAAAATAA
- a CDS encoding UbiH/UbiF/VisC/COQ6 family ubiquinone biosynthesis hydroxylase, translating into MKHYDLIIVGGGMVGLALAGQLKSSQLKVALIDSKGIELDWSQGYDLRVSAITRASENLFKQVGAWPLIEANQKSPYQKMSVWDGESSQGSIEFKATSIGEDNLGHIIENRVLRKALYQSGQSASNIDYYFERQCQSVDYQAEHAELLLADGERLTAKLLVAADGAFSWLRQNSGIEVREKPYGHKALVATIKTEQSHEATAFQRFDQHGPLAFLPLPDPNYCSIVWSTKESFADYLLQLEPEDFEQQLQQDFEQRLGTVTLASQRLAFPLIERTVATSIQPRLALIGDAAHTIHPLAGQGVNLGFADAKVLAETILKAAAKTKDIGSLACLRPYQRQRQGDIWLMQQAMQSFKSLFEQTHPAVQTARAWGMKLLDKQPALKQQVIKKALGF; encoded by the coding sequence ATGAAACACTATGATTTGATTATTGTTGGTGGTGGCATGGTGGGCTTGGCACTCGCCGGCCAATTAAAAAGCAGCCAGCTTAAAGTGGCGCTGATAGACTCTAAGGGGATCGAACTCGATTGGAGTCAAGGCTATGATCTGCGGGTTAGCGCCATTACCCGCGCTTCTGAAAACCTGTTTAAACAGGTCGGCGCTTGGCCCTTGATTGAAGCCAACCAAAAATCGCCTTATCAGAAGATGTCTGTCTGGGACGGCGAATCTAGCCAAGGCTCAATTGAGTTTAAGGCCACTTCTATTGGTGAAGATAACCTCGGGCACATCATCGAAAATCGAGTATTAAGAAAGGCTTTGTATCAGTCTGGTCAAAGTGCTAGCAATATCGATTATTATTTTGAGCGCCAATGTCAATCGGTTGACTATCAAGCAGAGCACGCCGAATTGCTGTTAGCCGATGGCGAGCGACTTACGGCTAAACTGTTGGTAGCTGCCGATGGAGCTTTCTCTTGGCTCAGGCAAAATTCAGGAATAGAAGTTAGGGAAAAACCTTATGGCCATAAAGCTTTAGTCGCGACCATTAAAACCGAGCAAAGTCATGAAGCTACTGCTTTTCAACGTTTCGATCAGCATGGCCCTTTAGCCTTTTTGCCCTTACCCGATCCTAATTACTGCTCAATCGTCTGGTCCACCAAGGAATCTTTCGCCGATTATTTGTTGCAGCTTGAGCCCGAGGATTTTGAACAGCAGTTGCAACAAGACTTCGAACAACGGTTAGGAACCGTTACTTTAGCTAGCCAAAGACTGGCGTTTCCACTTATCGAAAGGACTGTTGCAACCAGTATCCAGCCACGACTCGCTTTGATTGGCGATGCCGCTCACACCATTCACCCCTTGGCAGGTCAGGGCGTTAACCTAGGATTTGCTGATGCTAAGGTATTGGCAGAAACTATTCTCAAAGCTGCGGCTAAAACAAAAGATATTGGTAGTTTAGCTTGTCTAAGGCCTTATCAACGCCAGCGCCAAGGAGATATTTGGCTGATGCAACAAGCGATGCAAAGCTTTAAAAGCTTGTTTGAGCAGACTCATCCAGCGGTGCAAACGGCGCGAGCTTGGGGTATGAAACTACTTGATAAGCAGCCAGCTCTCAAACAACAAGTAATTAAAAAAGCTTTAGGCTTCTGA
- a CDS encoding aminopeptidase P N-terminal domain-containing protein, which translates to MQAINFAARRKRLMQWMGPNSIAILPAASEKVRSRDVNYPYRQDSDFWYLTGFNEPEAVVVLIPNRKHGEFILFNREKDPMQETWHGKRLGQEGAMGYLAADDAFPITDIDDILPGLMEGKERIYFELGVNPEFDQQILEWRNQLSQPQNKSVARPGEMIDLKHHLHEMRLIKTQAEIQRMRFAANASAKAHKALMSACAAGKSEADMEAELLYHYAKNACRNAAYPSIVAAGDNANILHYIENDSALKDGELLLVDAGCEFEYYASDISRTIPISGQYTEPQAQLYDLVLKAQLAAIEMVKPGNHWNDIHDKAVEVITQGLIELKILKGSLKDNLAKETYKEFYMHKTGHWLGLDVHDVGDYQVHGQSRLLEAGMVLTVEPGIYISKSNRKVAKKWRGIGIRIEDDVVVTKKGYDILSKAVPKCRDEIERWMQQTA; encoded by the coding sequence ATGCAAGCGATCAATTTTGCCGCCAGACGCAAGCGTTTGATGCAATGGATGGGGCCAAATTCCATTGCTATTTTGCCCGCCGCAAGTGAGAAAGTTCGTAGTCGCGATGTTAATTATCCTTATCGACAAGACAGTGATTTCTGGTATTTGACCGGCTTTAATGAGCCAGAAGCGGTGGTTGTGTTGATCCCCAATCGTAAGCATGGGGAATTTATTTTATTTAATCGCGAAAAAGATCCCATGCAAGAAACTTGGCATGGCAAACGCCTTGGCCAAGAAGGTGCTATGGGATATCTTGCTGCGGACGATGCTTTTCCCATCACGGATATCGACGATATTTTGCCCGGTTTAATGGAAGGCAAGGAGCGGATCTATTTTGAGTTGGGGGTCAATCCTGAGTTTGATCAACAAATTTTGGAGTGGCGCAACCAACTCAGCCAGCCGCAGAATAAATCAGTAGCGCGTCCAGGCGAGATGATCGATCTTAAGCATCATCTACACGAAATGCGTCTGATCAAAACTCAAGCCGAAATTCAGCGGATGCGCTTCGCGGCCAATGCATCGGCCAAAGCGCATAAAGCTCTGATGAGTGCTTGCGCTGCTGGTAAAAGCGAGGCCGATATGGAAGCCGAGTTGCTCTATCATTATGCCAAAAACGCTTGTCGTAATGCTGCCTATCCGTCGATTGTGGCGGCAGGCGATAATGCCAATATTTTGCACTATATTGAGAATGATAGTGCACTCAAGGATGGTGAATTGCTACTGGTGGATGCGGGTTGCGAGTTTGAATATTATGCTTCGGATATTTCGCGCACCATTCCGATCAGTGGCCAATATACCGAGCCGCAAGCGCAGCTCTATGATCTGGTGCTTAAAGCGCAACTGGCTGCGATTGAGATGGTTAAACCTGGCAACCATTGGAACGATATTCACGACAAGGCGGTTGAGGTCATTACTCAAGGTCTAATCGAGCTAAAAATCTTGAAAGGGAGCCTAAAGGATAATCTTGCCAAGGAAACTTACAAAGAATTTTACATGCACAAAACTGGCCATTGGTTGGGTTTGGATGTGCATGATGTTGGCGACTATCAGGTACATGGGCAATCGCGCCTACTCGAGGCGGGCATGGTGTTGACCGTTGAGCCGGGAATATACATTAGCAAAAGCAATCGCAAAGTTGCAAAGAAGTGGCGCGGTATCGGCATTAGGATTGAAGATGACGTGGTTGTGACCAAAAAGGGTTACGATATCTTATCCAAAGCAGTGCCTAAATGCAGAGACGAGATTGAGCGATGGATGCAACAAACGGCGTAA
- the ubiH gene encoding 2-octaprenyl-6-methoxyphenyl hydroxylase, whose translation MDATNGVNLESNYPLVIVGGGLVGATLAISLKAIGISPLVVEPFAIDSEQQPSFDDRSVALSLASLNALSELGLTQVLPFLNPIHHIHVSDQGHYGFTRIHAQDYGFDELGAVVENFRLGQALISSLTQHGIDYCCPARVTKIEQSKPENNANQALLTLVSEEQSYQVKTPLVILADGARSQLRESLAFEAKLTDFKAEAIVCNIQTQQPHQNRAFERFTNTGPLALLPLSSNRLSVVWSQPKAEAQALLSASVSDFGKALTDVFGARLGKVTRVGRRQSFPLVQLVTDNTIKGRCLLMGNSAQSLHPIAGQGLNLAIRDIMAFQAFVATKLASDPQADLGDYQWLNQYQQARQADRQHTVWITESLARLFANDSKLLSVSRNLLMKAVDIVPIAKETLAKNAMGFR comes from the coding sequence ATGGATGCAACAAACGGCGTAAATTTAGAATCGAATTACCCTCTAGTCATTGTCGGTGGCGGGCTGGTCGGTGCTACTCTTGCGATCAGTTTAAAAGCTATTGGGATCAGTCCCTTGGTTGTTGAGCCTTTTGCTATCGATAGCGAGCAGCAGCCCAGTTTTGATGATCGCAGTGTGGCTTTGTCGTTAGCGTCTTTGAATGCTCTGTCTGAATTGGGCTTAACTCAGGTTTTACCCTTTCTAAATCCGATACATCATATCCACGTTTCCGATCAGGGACATTACGGCTTCACTAGAATTCATGCCCAAGACTACGGTTTTGATGAGCTGGGTGCTGTGGTAGAAAATTTTCGGTTAGGACAAGCGTTAATTAGCTCCTTGACTCAGCATGGAATCGACTACTGCTGTCCGGCGCGAGTTACTAAAATTGAACAAAGCAAGCCAGAAAATAATGCTAATCAGGCGCTATTAACCCTTGTCAGTGAAGAGCAGTCTTACCAAGTGAAAACGCCTCTGGTTATTTTGGCCGATGGCGCTCGCTCGCAATTAAGGGAGTCGTTAGCTTTTGAAGCAAAACTGACCGACTTTAAAGCCGAGGCGATCGTGTGCAATATACAAACGCAACAGCCCCACCAGAACCGGGCATTCGAGCGTTTCACCAATACAGGCCCGCTAGCGTTATTACCCTTATCCAGTAATCGCTTATCGGTGGTTTGGTCGCAACCGAAGGCCGAAGCGCAAGCTTTATTGAGCGCCTCAGTGAGTGATTTTGGCAAAGCGCTAACAGATGTTTTTGGTGCACGTTTGGGGAAGGTTACTAGGGTTGGCAGACGCCAGTCTTTTCCGCTGGTGCAGTTGGTGACTGACAATACCATCAAAGGGCGCTGCTTATTGATGGGTAATTCGGCCCAGTCATTACACCCGATAGCAGGCCAAGGATTGAACTTGGCCATCCGTGACATAATGGCGTTTCAAGCTTTTGTTGCCACTAAATTAGCAAGCGATCCACAAGCAGATCTGGGCGATTACCAATGGTTAAACCAATACCAGCAAGCGCGCCAAGCTGATCGTCAGCATACGGTATGGATCACCGAATCTTTGGCAAGGCTGTTTGCCAATGACTCGAAACTTTTGTCGGTGAGCCGTAACCTATTAATGAAAGCGGTGGATATAGTGCCAATCGCCAAAGAAACATTAGCGAAAAATGCTATGGGCTTTCGATGA